In Mercurialis annua linkage group LG6, ddMerAnnu1.2, whole genome shotgun sequence, the following are encoded in one genomic region:
- the LOC126685810 gene encoding protein REVEILLE 6-like isoform X2 has product MVWVNTNPAQGFYLYDPAMSMSMGLPGLNYLPPQQIPSSTPPGALSTTSHVNTTAYQEDMSKKIRKPYTITKSRENWTEQEHDKFLEALQLFDRDWKKIEAFVGSKTVIQIRSHAQKYFMKVQKNGTSEHVPPPRPKRKAAHPYPQKASKNAAPFATQVAGQFVSSSAAHDPRYVYQPDASSVLGNPLTGGDLTSWTCNAVAQVNMPPVTEDDEGLAGRAGPRNYSSSNDSSQRTWNTSEIIDQGNQGEPITGKPDFAQVYSFVGSIFDPNASGHLQRLKQMDPINMETVMQLMTNLSINLTSPMFEDHKRLLASQDIDSQEATFGDP; this is encoded by the exons ATGGTGTGGGTGAATACGAACCCGGCTCAGGGGTTTTACTTATATGATCCGGCCATGAGTATGAGCATGGGACTACCTGGTCTTAATTATCTACCGCCGCAGCAGATTCCTTCTTCTACTCCTCCTGGTGCTCTGAGCACCACCAGTCATGTCAATACGACGGCGTATCAGGAGGACATGAGTAAGAAGATAAGGAAGCCGTATACTATTACTAAGTCTAGAGAGAACTGGACTGAACAGGAACACGACAAGTTTCTAGAAGCTCTTCAATT ATTCGATCGCGATTGGAAGAAGATTGAAGCATTTGTCGGATCAAAGACGGTTATTCAG ATACGTAGCCATGCCCAGAAATACTTTATGAAGGTTCAGAAGAATGGGACAAGTGAACATGTACCTCCACCTCGGCCGAAGAGGAAAGCAGCTCATCCATACCCGCAAAAGGCATCTAAAAATGCAGCCCCATTTGCAACCCAAGTGGCCGGCCAGTTTGTGTCCTCATCGGCTGCACATGATCCGAGATATGTATACCAGCCAGATGCATCATCAGTCCTTGGAAATCCATTAACTGGTGGAGATTTAACATCATGGACCTGTAATGCTGTGGCACAAGTCAATATGCCACCAGTAACTGAAG ATGATGAAGGCTTAGCTGGCCGTGCAGGTCCACGTAATTACAGTAGTAGCAATGACAGCAGCCAAAGGACTTGGAATACTAGTGAAATAATCGATCAAGGGAATCAAGGCGAGCCAATAACAG GTAAGCCGGATTTTGCCCAAGTATACAGCTTCGTTGGAAGTATCTTTGACCCCAATGCCAGTGGACACTTGCAAAGATTGAAGCAGATGGACCCAATAAATATGGAAACA GTTATGCAGTTAATGACAAACCTCTCCATTAACTTGACAAGTCCTATGTTTGAGGATCAT AAAAGGTTGCTTGCTTCACAGGACATCGACTCTCAAGAGGCGACATTTGGTGATCCATAG
- the LOC126685810 gene encoding protein REVEILLE 6-like isoform X4 encodes MVWVNTNPAQGFYLYDPAMSMSMGLPGLNYLPPQQIPSSTPPGALSTTSHVNTTAYQEDMSKKIRKPYTITKSRENWTEQEHDKFLEALQLFDRDWKKIEAFVGSKTVIQIRSHAQKYFMKVQKNGTSEHVPPPRPKRKAAHPYPQKASKNAAPFATQVAGQFVSSSAAHDPRYVYQPDASSVLGNPLTGGDLTSWTCNAVAQVNMPPVTEGPRNYSSSNDSSQRTWNTSEIIDQGNQGEPITGKPDFAQVYSFVGSIFDPNASGHLQRLKQMDPINMETVMQLMTNLSINLTSPMFEDHKRLLASQDIDSQEATFGDP; translated from the exons ATGGTGTGGGTGAATACGAACCCGGCTCAGGGGTTTTACTTATATGATCCGGCCATGAGTATGAGCATGGGACTACCTGGTCTTAATTATCTACCGCCGCAGCAGATTCCTTCTTCTACTCCTCCTGGTGCTCTGAGCACCACCAGTCATGTCAATACGACGGCGTATCAGGAGGACATGAGTAAGAAGATAAGGAAGCCGTATACTATTACTAAGTCTAGAGAGAACTGGACTGAACAGGAACACGACAAGTTTCTAGAAGCTCTTCAATT ATTCGATCGCGATTGGAAGAAGATTGAAGCATTTGTCGGATCAAAGACGGTTATTCAG ATACGTAGCCATGCCCAGAAATACTTTATGAAGGTTCAGAAGAATGGGACAAGTGAACATGTACCTCCACCTCGGCCGAAGAGGAAAGCAGCTCATCCATACCCGCAAAAGGCATCTAAAAATGCAGCCCCATTTGCAACCCAAGTGGCCGGCCAGTTTGTGTCCTCATCGGCTGCACATGATCCGAGATATGTATACCAGCCAGATGCATCATCAGTCCTTGGAAATCCATTAACTGGTGGAGATTTAACATCATGGACCTGTAATGCTGTGGCACAAGTCAATATGCCACCAGTAACTGAAG GTCCACGTAATTACAGTAGTAGCAATGACAGCAGCCAAAGGACTTGGAATACTAGTGAAATAATCGATCAAGGGAATCAAGGCGAGCCAATAACAG GTAAGCCGGATTTTGCCCAAGTATACAGCTTCGTTGGAAGTATCTTTGACCCCAATGCCAGTGGACACTTGCAAAGATTGAAGCAGATGGACCCAATAAATATGGAAACA GTTATGCAGTTAATGACAAACCTCTCCATTAACTTGACAAGTCCTATGTTTGAGGATCAT AAAAGGTTGCTTGCTTCACAGGACATCGACTCTCAAGAGGCGACATTTGGTGATCCATAG
- the LOC126685810 gene encoding protein REVEILLE 6-like isoform X3 → MVWVNTNPAQGFYLYDPAMSMSMGLPGLNYLPPQQIPSSTPPGALSTTSHVNTTAYQEDMSKKIRKPYTITKSRENWTEQEHDKFLEALQLFDRDWKKIEAFVGSKTVIQIRSHAQKYFMKVQKNGTSEHVPPPRPKRKAAHPYPQKASKNAAPFATQVAGQFVSSSAAHDPRYVYQPDASSVLGNPLTGGDLTSWTCNAVAQVNMPPVTEGKDDEGLAGRAGPRNYSSSNDSSQRTWNTSEIIDQGNQGEPITGKPDFAQVYSFVGSIFDPNASGHLQRLKQMDPINMETVMQLMTNLSINLTSPMFEDHDIDSQEATFGDP, encoded by the exons ATGGTGTGGGTGAATACGAACCCGGCTCAGGGGTTTTACTTATATGATCCGGCCATGAGTATGAGCATGGGACTACCTGGTCTTAATTATCTACCGCCGCAGCAGATTCCTTCTTCTACTCCTCCTGGTGCTCTGAGCACCACCAGTCATGTCAATACGACGGCGTATCAGGAGGACATGAGTAAGAAGATAAGGAAGCCGTATACTATTACTAAGTCTAGAGAGAACTGGACTGAACAGGAACACGACAAGTTTCTAGAAGCTCTTCAATT ATTCGATCGCGATTGGAAGAAGATTGAAGCATTTGTCGGATCAAAGACGGTTATTCAG ATACGTAGCCATGCCCAGAAATACTTTATGAAGGTTCAGAAGAATGGGACAAGTGAACATGTACCTCCACCTCGGCCGAAGAGGAAAGCAGCTCATCCATACCCGCAAAAGGCATCTAAAAATGCAGCCCCATTTGCAACCCAAGTGGCCGGCCAGTTTGTGTCCTCATCGGCTGCACATGATCCGAGATATGTATACCAGCCAGATGCATCATCAGTCCTTGGAAATCCATTAACTGGTGGAGATTTAACATCATGGACCTGTAATGCTGTGGCACAAGTCAATATGCCACCAGTAACTGAAGGTAA AGATGATGAAGGCTTAGCTGGCCGTGCAGGTCCACGTAATTACAGTAGTAGCAATGACAGCAGCCAAAGGACTTGGAATACTAGTGAAATAATCGATCAAGGGAATCAAGGCGAGCCAATAACAG GTAAGCCGGATTTTGCCCAAGTATACAGCTTCGTTGGAAGTATCTTTGACCCCAATGCCAGTGGACACTTGCAAAGATTGAAGCAGATGGACCCAATAAATATGGAAACA GTTATGCAGTTAATGACAAACCTCTCCATTAACTTGACAAGTCCTATGTTTGAGGATCAT GACATCGACTCTCAAGAGGCGACATTTGGTGATCCATAG
- the LOC126685810 gene encoding protein REVEILLE 6-like isoform X1 — protein sequence MVWVNTNPAQGFYLYDPAMSMSMGLPGLNYLPPQQIPSSTPPGALSTTSHVNTTAYQEDMSKKIRKPYTITKSRENWTEQEHDKFLEALQLFDRDWKKIEAFVGSKTVIQIRSHAQKYFMKVQKNGTSEHVPPPRPKRKAAHPYPQKASKNAAPFATQVAGQFVSSSAAHDPRYVYQPDASSVLGNPLTGGDLTSWTCNAVAQVNMPPVTEGKDDEGLAGRAGPRNYSSSNDSSQRTWNTSEIIDQGNQGEPITGKPDFAQVYSFVGSIFDPNASGHLQRLKQMDPINMETVMQLMTNLSINLTSPMFEDHKRLLASQDIDSQEATFGDP from the exons ATGGTGTGGGTGAATACGAACCCGGCTCAGGGGTTTTACTTATATGATCCGGCCATGAGTATGAGCATGGGACTACCTGGTCTTAATTATCTACCGCCGCAGCAGATTCCTTCTTCTACTCCTCCTGGTGCTCTGAGCACCACCAGTCATGTCAATACGACGGCGTATCAGGAGGACATGAGTAAGAAGATAAGGAAGCCGTATACTATTACTAAGTCTAGAGAGAACTGGACTGAACAGGAACACGACAAGTTTCTAGAAGCTCTTCAATT ATTCGATCGCGATTGGAAGAAGATTGAAGCATTTGTCGGATCAAAGACGGTTATTCAG ATACGTAGCCATGCCCAGAAATACTTTATGAAGGTTCAGAAGAATGGGACAAGTGAACATGTACCTCCACCTCGGCCGAAGAGGAAAGCAGCTCATCCATACCCGCAAAAGGCATCTAAAAATGCAGCCCCATTTGCAACCCAAGTGGCCGGCCAGTTTGTGTCCTCATCGGCTGCACATGATCCGAGATATGTATACCAGCCAGATGCATCATCAGTCCTTGGAAATCCATTAACTGGTGGAGATTTAACATCATGGACCTGTAATGCTGTGGCACAAGTCAATATGCCACCAGTAACTGAAGGTAA AGATGATGAAGGCTTAGCTGGCCGTGCAGGTCCACGTAATTACAGTAGTAGCAATGACAGCAGCCAAAGGACTTGGAATACTAGTGAAATAATCGATCAAGGGAATCAAGGCGAGCCAATAACAG GTAAGCCGGATTTTGCCCAAGTATACAGCTTCGTTGGAAGTATCTTTGACCCCAATGCCAGTGGACACTTGCAAAGATTGAAGCAGATGGACCCAATAAATATGGAAACA GTTATGCAGTTAATGACAAACCTCTCCATTAACTTGACAAGTCCTATGTTTGAGGATCAT AAAAGGTTGCTTGCTTCACAGGACATCGACTCTCAAGAGGCGACATTTGGTGATCCATAG